Proteins encoded together in one Porites lutea chromosome 2, jaPorLute2.1, whole genome shotgun sequence window:
- the LOC140927491 gene encoding uncharacterized protein, which produces MTNHLCAPPSQNDCSNQVVIIELPNGSTAKILVGNTDCATVRDLKLGCELQFGIPSNLQRVSALENPEIELSDWILLKDTVQTIDDVIVVQVPVWWNKFICVSLNNEIENVCRRAKLPMQQISKEERLFVGFFIACCCGHENLLERLRTLDIHFDQQAATESGRNLFHAAVASGKVNCVEFVAKHLVKPSKEILSKLDTNRETPIDIARRFNNQDAERLLYKFLFYEKGEREQRNSDESGIDVCDSVDSDDSLEGTKPRHDNTDQEETQKDCENNHQGMPKNAGFEDGELVITECDEGDSFAFDVKKEPKKNSPKSKDGVCQQDGLSNSGARGDQMRATSPFSSDCSDDSLKLSPRLNRPQTLDLSPKQHLLRRRFVNEDPSGRPKSARTVRYPQINVYQEEDEEVGPNENHLPPLDNQTLVSHNAGNAFSKRMKQTVVRTIGTPHSAALKERLIPSPDEEPLTSKSAPGSPQTLRRMVFKPSSKPPSSPGSIRVCPLSPNMSRVLDQRRGSEPVACLNRTNGIRLGRARRDAVISTDLTHGGDSHVSAMPSSPRMYKRGKSRSICEVSLTDSLRCRTDMEDEERLDRPWNAWIAVRKESLQLVNKDSASQSPTNPRRMSYQQWLSEKELAHLRKIFANAQEEAKTNEKQAKLLKGKTFDEWLEDKRREMEREKEKEKGMEENQKQEEDKKQQRRRMSQVKYEKWLMQKERNALQQAEKMVQLAKEKHELMKKKWEEEDEQKKNCKLSLGRTHSLPVEGNPRTGGINKNRFTSLK; this is translated from the exons ATGACAAACCACCTGTGTGCGCCCCCATCACAGAATGATTGTTCTAATCAAGTGGTTATAATCGAGTTGCCCAACGGGTCGACAGCGAAGATATTGGTTGGGAATACTGACTGCGCGACTGTTCGCGACTTGAAGCTTGGATGTGAGTTACAGTTCGGTATACCTTCCAACCTGCAGAGAGTCAGCGCCTTGGAGAATCCAGAGATAGAACTTAGTGACTGGATACTGCTCAAAGACACTGTTCAAACAATTGACGATGTTATTGTGGTTCAAGTGCCAGTGTGGTGGAACAAGTTTATTTGCGTTTCCTTGAACAATGAAATAGAGAACGTTTGCAGAAGAGCTAAGCTGCCCATGCAGCAAATCAGCAAGGAAGAAAGGCTTTTCGTCGGATTCTTCATCGCCTGCTGCTGTGGGCATGAAAATCTACTGGAAAGGCTTAGAACACTAGACATTCACTTCGATCAGCAGGCGGCCACGGAGTCCGGCAGGAATCTTTTTCACGCTGCGGTAGCAAGTGGAAAGGTAAACTGCGTGGAGTTTGTGGCGAAACATTTGGTCAAGCCATCAAAGGAAATATTATCAAAGCTAGACACCAATAGGGAGACACCGATTGATATTGCACGGAGATTCAATAATCAGGATGCAGAAAGATTGCTTTACAAATTCTTGTTTTATGAAAAGGGTGAGCGGGAACAGAGGAACTCCGATGAATCTGGAATCGATGTATGCGATTCTGTCGACTCAGATGACTCTCTGGAGGGAACAAAACCTCGACACGACAACACTGACCAGGAAGAAACACAGAAAGACTGCGAAAACAACCACCAAGGGATGCCAAAGAATGCCGGTTTTGAGGATGGAGAACTTGTAATCACCGAGTGTGACGAGGGCGATAGCTTTGCTTTCGACGTAAAAAAGGAACCGAAGAAAAATTCACCAAAGTCCAAAGATGGCGTGTGTCAACAAGATGGCTTATCTAATAGCGGTGCACGTGGTGACCAAATGCGGGCAACCAGCCCATTCTCCTCAGACTGCTCTGATGACAGTTTGAAACTTTCGCCTAGACTTAACAGGCCTCAAACTCTTGATTTATCGCCGAAACAACATCTTCTTCGGCGGCGGTTTGTAAACGAGGATCCATCGGGAAGGCCAAAAAGCGCGCGAACGGTGCGCTACCCCCAGATCAATGTCTACCAAGAGGAGGATGAGGAAGTAGGCCCAAATGAAAATCATCTTCCTCCATTAGACAACCAGACTCTCGTTAGTCACAATGCAGGTAACGCATTTAGCAAGAGAATGAAGCAAACTGTTGTTCGGACGATTGGCACCCCCCATTCTGCTGCACTGAAGGAGCGTTTGATTCCGTCCCCGGATGAGGAGCCTCTCACCAGCAAGAGCGCACCAGGATCTCCGCAAACCCTTCGGAGAATGGTGTTTAAGCCTTCTAGTAAACCTCCCTCTTCCCCAGGCAGTATCAGAGTTTGTCCCTTATCGCCAAACATGTCGCGCGTGTTGGATCAAAGACGTGGCTCAGAGCCGGTTGCATGTTTGAACAGGACAAACGGAATTAGACTGGGTCGTGCAAGGAGAGATGCTGTGATTTCGACTGACCTGACGCACGGCGGTGATAGCCATGTTTCAGCAATGCCTAGCTCTCCTAGGATGTACAAACGAGGAAAATCGAG ATCCATTTGTGAGGTCAGTTTGACGGACTCTCTGCGCTGTCGCACAGACATGGAAGACGAAGAAAGGCTAGATCGACCCTGGAACGCCTGGATAGCGGTAAGAAAAGAATCATTGCAGCTTGTGAACAAAGACAGTGCTTCTCAGTCTCCCACGAATCCACGGAGGATGTCCTACCAGCAGTGGCTCTCCGAGAAAGAGCTAGCGCACTTGAGAAAAATCTTTGCCAACGCACAGGAAGAGgcgaaaacaaacgaaaaacaaGCTAAGTTGCTTAAAGGGAAAACTTTCGACGAGTGGCTGGAAGATAAGCGACGGGAAatggaaagagagaaagagaaggaGAAAGGAATggaagaaaatcaaaaacagGAGGAAGACAAAAAGCAGCAGCGGAGGAGAATGTCGCAAGTAAAGTACGAAAAATGGCTGatgcagaaagaaagaaacgcaTTACAACAGGCCGAAAAAATGGTGCAATTAGCAAAGGAAAAACACGAACTCATGAAAAAGAAATGGGAGGAGGAAGACgagcaaaagaaaaactgtaAATTGTCCCTGGGTCGCACTCACAGCTTACCAGTTGAGGGAAATCCTCGGACGGGAGGAATAAACAAGAACAGATTTACAAGTTTAAAGTAA